A section of the Schistosoma haematobium chromosome ZW, whole genome shotgun sequence genome encodes:
- a CDS encoding hypothetical protein (EggNog:ENOG41KOG1892~COG:T), whose translation MTTSSVASNDTQSILHKESISSRLLVNSSSTHSPSTTLSVNPSADQSSMVLIDPFTLDEFIHTSSLSSSTHKSGSTNCLEKNNRLIYSKLDTQLNQNTSNYLKIVISQLLLCFKLSSYFPYNIFITRRLFISYFTIFDFSST comes from the exons TCATAAAGAATCAATATCTTCAAGACTGTTGGTTAATTCAAGTTCAACCCACTCTCCATCGACCACTTTATCTGTTAACCCGTCAGCAGACCAATCTTCTATGGTCTTAATAGATCCTTTTACTTTGGATGAATTCATTCATACTTCATCTCTATCATCATCAACCCACAAATCAGGATCGACGAATTGTTTAGAGAAAAATAATCGccttatttattcaaaattggATACACAATTGAATCAAAATACTTCAAATTATCTGA AGATCGTCATCAGCCAACTTTTATTATGCTTCAAATTATCATCATACTTTCCCTACAACATCTTCATCACCCGGCGTTTATTCATTTCATACTTCACAATTTTCGATTTCTCCAGTACTTAA